One segment of Aggregicoccus sp. 17bor-14 DNA contains the following:
- the mnmG gene encoding tRNA uridine-5-carboxymethylaminomethyl(34) synthesis enzyme MnmG: MSASQRYDIIVVGLGHAGSEAALACARMGLSTLALTLKRERAAVMSCNPAVGGSAKGHLVRELDALGGEMGRAADLAGTHFKTLNASKGPAVQATRVLCDRDAYASIVQRALFGQPGLTVREGEVAALRVEGGRIAGVELAGGEQLQARAVLLTTGTFLQALMHVGERKEVGGRLGDEAARGLSDSLRALGFTLGRFKTGTPARLARASIDWERVERQPGDFPPRPLSWRTRWAQEAGAGECFPQQPRVVCGVTYTTQATHALLRENLHRSPLYAGEIVGRGPRYCPSLEDKVVRFAARERHQVFLEPEGPESPLVYPAGLSTSLPADVQLAILRTIPGLERVEVVRYGYAVEYDYAPPTQLRATLETRAVAGLFFAGQLNGTSGYEEAAFQGLYAGINAGLQVRGEPPLLLGRDEAHGAVLVDELVTRGVDEPFRMLTGRSEHRLRLREGNADLRLAHHGHRVGLLPREALERVEARARAVSEEVARLARTGAAARLKRPEVTYAQLAQEGQGRAELPGHVQEEVEVEVKYAGYIAQAERAAAREREAWDAWRIPPGFAFEGVPGLSREAADKLRSYRPETLGHARRIPGLTPAALSLLVGALRRVGPGAG, encoded by the coding sequence ATGTCTGCGTCGCAGCGCTACGACATCATCGTGGTGGGCCTGGGCCACGCCGGCAGCGAGGCGGCGCTGGCGTGTGCGCGCATGGGGCTCTCCACGCTCGCGCTCACCCTCAAGCGCGAGCGCGCGGCGGTGATGAGCTGCAACCCGGCGGTGGGCGGCTCGGCGAAGGGCCACCTGGTGCGCGAGCTGGACGCGCTGGGCGGGGAGATGGGGCGCGCGGCGGACCTCGCCGGCACGCACTTCAAGACGCTCAACGCCTCCAAGGGCCCCGCGGTGCAGGCCACGCGCGTGCTCTGCGACCGCGACGCGTATGCCTCCATCGTGCAGCGCGCCCTCTTCGGCCAGCCGGGGCTCACGGTGCGCGAGGGGGAGGTGGCGGCGCTGCGGGTGGAGGGCGGGCGCATCGCGGGGGTGGAGCTCGCGGGCGGCGAGCAGCTGCAGGCGAGGGCCGTGCTGCTCACCACCGGCACCTTCCTGCAGGCGCTGATGCACGTGGGCGAGCGCAAGGAGGTGGGCGGGCGGCTGGGGGACGAGGCGGCGCGGGGGCTGAGCGACTCGCTGCGCGCGCTCGGCTTCACGTTGGGCCGCTTCAAGACGGGCACCCCGGCGCGGCTCGCGCGAGCGAGTATCGACTGGGAGCGGGTGGAGCGGCAGCCCGGGGACTTCCCTCCGCGCCCCCTCTCCTGGCGCACGCGCTGGGCGCAGGAGGCCGGGGCAGGGGAGTGCTTCCCGCAGCAGCCGCGCGTCGTCTGCGGCGTGACGTACACCACGCAGGCCACGCACGCGCTGCTGCGCGAGAACCTGCACCGCTCGCCGCTCTACGCCGGGGAGATCGTGGGCCGCGGCCCGCGCTACTGCCCGAGCCTCGAGGACAAGGTGGTGCGCTTCGCCGCGCGCGAGCGCCACCAGGTGTTCCTCGAGCCGGAGGGGCCCGAGAGCCCGCTGGTGTACCCGGCGGGGCTGTCCACGAGCCTGCCCGCGGACGTGCAGCTCGCCATCCTGCGCACCATCCCCGGGCTCGAGCGGGTGGAGGTGGTGCGCTACGGCTACGCGGTCGAGTACGACTACGCGCCGCCCACGCAGCTGCGCGCCACGCTGGAGACGCGCGCGGTGGCGGGGCTCTTCTTCGCGGGGCAGCTCAACGGCACCTCGGGCTACGAGGAGGCGGCGTTCCAGGGGCTGTACGCGGGCATCAACGCGGGCCTCCAGGTCCGCGGCGAGCCACCGCTCCTGCTCGGCCGGGACGAGGCGCACGGCGCGGTGCTGGTGGACGAGCTCGTCACGCGCGGCGTGGACGAGCCCTTCCGCATGCTCACGGGGCGCTCGGAGCACCGGCTGCGGCTGCGCGAGGGCAACGCGGACCTGCGCCTCGCGCACCACGGGCACCGGGTGGGGCTGCTGCCGCGCGAGGCGCTGGAGCGGGTGGAGGCGCGCGCCCGCGCCGTGTCCGAGGAGGTGGCGCGGCTCGCGCGCACCGGCGCGGCCGCGCGGCTCAAGCGCCCGGAGGTCACGTACGCGCAGCTCGCGCAGGAGGGGCAGGGGAGGGCGGAGCTGCCCGGCCACGTGCAGGAGGAGGTGGAGGTGGAGGTGAAGTACGCGGGCTACATCGCCCAGGCCGAGCGCGCGGCGGCGCGCGAGCGCGAGGCGTGGGACGCGTGGCGCATCCCCCCGGGCTTCGCCTTCGAAGGCGTGCCCGGCTTGAGCCGCGAGGCGGCGGACAAGCTGCGCAGCTACCGGCCCGAGACGCTGGGCCACGCGCGGCGCATCCCCGGCCTCACCCCCGCGGCCCTCAGCCTGCTGGTGGGGGCGCTGCGGCGTGTCGGCCCGGGCGCGGGGTGA